In Xenorhabdus nematophila ATCC 19061, one DNA window encodes the following:
- a CDS encoding energy transducer TonB family protein, translating to MTKSFLAAITLHALVVGWLVYKPAEVDIEELLPPPAVMVELSTQTEAIHKIQNQPVGVEQQLSTASKQQESKVDEVNMPTLDVNKNALLLVDKQKKKKKEQDAPKKTQPVKRVKAQEQESEKSRSSAAPTTSNAAAKNVTARTAASYESDSNAIADAKAVWQAEVTGHLNRYKKYPDDAQRRKRTGRPMVKFTVNQSGVVIDSELTRRSGTNSLDREARMVLERAQPLPAPPDTILTHGSITVELPIDFYFSQ from the coding sequence GTGACAAAATCCTTTCTCGCTGCGATCACACTTCATGCTTTAGTAGTCGGCTGGTTAGTTTATAAACCCGCGGAAGTTGATATTGAGGAGTTACTGCCTCCTCCTGCGGTTATGGTGGAACTTTCAACACAGACAGAAGCAATACATAAAATACAAAATCAGCCGGTTGGTGTTGAACAACAGTTATCTACTGCCAGTAAACAGCAAGAAAGCAAGGTTGATGAAGTCAACATGCCAACATTGGATGTCAATAAAAATGCCTTACTTCTGGTAGATAAACAGAAGAAAAAGAAAAAAGAACAAGATGCGCCGAAAAAAACACAACCTGTTAAGCGAGTAAAAGCACAAGAGCAGGAAAGTGAAAAATCACGCAGCAGTGCAGCACCAACAACCAGTAATGCAGCCGCAAAGAATGTCACTGCCCGTACTGCGGCATCTTATGAAAGTGATTCGAATGCCATTGCAGATGCCAAGGCGGTATGGCAGGCGGAGGTGACTGGGCATTTGAACCGTTATAAAAAATATCCGGACGATGCGCAGAGAAGAAAACGAACAGGGCGGCCAATGGTGAAATTTACGGTCAATCAATCGGGGGTCGTGATTGATAGTGAATTAACCCGGCGTTCAGGGACTAACTCATTAGACAGGGAAGCAAGGATGGTACTGGAAAGGGCGCAGCCTTTACCTGCACCGCCTGACACTATTTTAACTCACGGCAGCATTACAGTTGAGCTGCCGATAGATTTTTATTTTTCTCAATAA
- a CDS encoding NADPH-dependent FMN reductase, translated as MHIQIVIGSVRLGRIGPQIAQWVNEVVSRKYSCELVDLKDWILPMDDEPNLPAEGGYLSAHTLSWSEKISEADAYIFVFPQYNWGYPAALKNAIDHLYTEWSCKPVTMVSYANRGGGKASLQLRQVLQGLHMKVTETNVEIKLSEVDFSTPVVNEAYPVSLNTYEGSLIEALNQMAELNNSAKIC; from the coding sequence ATGCATATTCAAATAGTGATAGGTAGTGTTCGACTAGGACGTATTGGCCCACAAATAGCACAGTGGGTTAATGAAGTTGTAAGCAGAAAATACTCTTGTGAGCTTGTCGATTTAAAAGATTGGATACTTCCAATGGACGATGAGCCAAATCTTCCTGCAGAAGGGGGCTACCTTAGTGCGCATACACTCTCTTGGAGTGAAAAGATTTCAGAAGCAGATGCCTATATATTTGTCTTTCCACAATATAACTGGGGCTATCCAGCTGCCCTAAAAAATGCAATCGACCACTTGTATACAGAATGGAGCTGCAAACCAGTGACTATGGTCAGCTATGCAAACAGAGGAGGAGGAAAAGCCTCACTTCAATTGCGGCAAGTCTTACAGGGACTGCACATGAAAGTTACAGAGACGAATGTTGAGATTAAACTTTCCGAAGTGGACTTTTCAACGCCTGTAGTGAATGAAGCCTACCCAGTTTCACTTAATACATATGAAGGCAGCCTTATTGAGGCCCTAAATCAGATGGCTGAACTTAATAACTCCGCCAAAATTTGTTAG
- a CDS encoding IS481 family transposase, with the protein MLYTSNPIIKHKAGLLNLAEELSNVSRACKVMGVSRDTFYRYQELVETGGIDALINQSRKTPNLKNRVDAETEHAVINSAIEFPAYGQARTSNELRKAGIFVSASGVRSIWLRHHLENFKKRLAALEKKVADEGIILTDEQVAALERKQHDDEACGEIETAHPGYLGSQDTFYVGNLKGVGRLYQQTFVDTYSKVAFAKLYTSKTPITAADLLNDRVLPFFSAHRLPMLRILTDRGTEYCGRVEHHDYQLYLAVNDIDHTRTKAMSPQTNGICERFHKTILNEFYQVTFRKKLYGSLDELQKDLDKWMDNYNNHRTHQGKMCCGRTPIETLQDGKSIWAEKNLTQI; encoded by the coding sequence ATGCTTTATACTAGCAATCCCATCATCAAACACAAGGCGGGTCTGCTTAATCTCGCTGAAGAACTCAGTAATGTCTCGAGAGCCTGTAAAGTGATGGGCGTATCCAGAGATACGTTTTATCGTTATCAGGAACTCGTTGAAACGGGCGGGATTGATGCATTAATCAACCAAAGCAGAAAAACCCCTAATCTGAAGAACCGTGTGGATGCGGAGACCGAACACGCCGTTATCAACTCGGCCATCGAATTCCCGGCCTATGGGCAGGCCAGAACGAGTAATGAGCTCAGAAAAGCAGGCATCTTTGTGTCTGCCAGTGGTGTCCGTTCTATCTGGCTCAGACATCATCTTGAGAACTTCAAAAAGCGCCTGGCAGCCCTTGAAAAGAAAGTGGCTGACGAAGGCATTATCCTGACTGACGAGCAGGTCGCCGCCCTTGAACGTAAGCAGCATGATGACGAAGCTTGTGGCGAAATTGAAACCGCTCATCCTGGCTATTTAGGGTCGCAAGATACCTTTTATGTCGGTAATCTTAAAGGCGTGGGACGCTTGTACCAACAAACTTTCGTCGATACTTACAGTAAAGTGGCTTTCGCGAAACTCTATACGAGTAAAACGCCCATTACGGCGGCGGATTTACTGAATGACCGTGTGCTGCCGTTCTTCAGCGCTCATAGATTGCCGATGTTACGTATTCTGACAGACAGAGGCACCGAATATTGCGGGCGTGTTGAGCACCATGATTACCAACTGTATCTGGCTGTCAATGATATCGACCATACCAGGACAAAGGCGATGTCACCGCAAACCAATGGCATCTGTGAACGGTTTCACAAAACCATCCTGAATGAATTTTATCAAGTGACGTTCAGAAAGAAATTGTATGGCTCATTGGATGAGTTACAAAAAGATCTGGACAAATGGATGGACAATTACAACAATCACCGCACTCATCAAGGAAAAATGTGTTGCGGCCGGACACCAATAGAAACCCTTCAGGATGGGAAATCCATTTGGGCAGAAAAAAATTTGACCCAAATATAA
- a CDS encoding transposase: protein MFLFYLPAYNPELNLIEIVWKQAKYDWRRFITWTQDTMEYELNTLLKGYGDQFAINFS, encoded by the coding sequence CTGTTTTTATTCTATCTTCCCGCTTACAACCCAGAGCTGAATCTGATTGAAATCGTCTGGAAACAGGCCAAATACGACTGGCGACGTTTTATCACCTGGACTCAGGATACAATGGAGTATGAGTTAAATACTTTATTGAAAGGTTATGGCGATCAATTTGCAATTAACTTTTCTTGA
- the sapC gene encoding putrescine export ABC transporter permease SapC, translating to MPLDNVYREKKMPSPLKVIWRFFYSDILAMTGFYGVLVLIAVSLLGNYLAPYRLDQQFLDQLMPPSWSHHGNVAFFLGTDDLGRDIFSRLLIGTSSTFGSALTITAVAAVIGLMIGSLAGMTHGLKSAILNHILDTLLSIPSLLLAIIVVAFVGASLQHAMIAVCLAILPRIVRTIYTAVHDELDKEYIIAARLDGASNYHILRYAVFPNITAVIVNELTRALSISILDIAALGFLDLGAQLPSPEWGAMLGDSLELIYAAPWTVMLPGAAIMLSVLLVNLLGDGLHRAINAGVE from the coding sequence ATGCCTTTAGATAACGTTTACCGGGAAAAGAAAATGCCTTCACCATTAAAGGTGATCTGGCGATTTTTCTATTCTGACATATTGGCAATGACGGGGTTTTATGGGGTATTGGTTTTAATTGCCGTAAGCTTATTGGGAAATTATCTTGCTCCCTATCGGCTTGATCAGCAATTTTTAGATCAACTTATGCCACCTTCATGGTCACATCATGGCAATGTCGCCTTTTTCCTCGGAACTGACGATCTAGGGCGTGATATTTTCAGCCGGCTTTTGATTGGGACATCGTCCACATTTGGTTCTGCATTGACTATCACCGCGGTGGCTGCCGTTATTGGCTTAATGATCGGTAGCCTGGCAGGAATGACTCATGGCTTGAAATCCGCCATTCTGAACCATATTCTCGATACTTTACTCTCTATTCCTTCTTTACTGCTCGCTATCATTGTTGTCGCTTTTGTGGGTGCCAGCCTGCAACATGCGATGATTGCGGTCTGTCTGGCAATACTGCCAAGAATAGTGCGCACCATTTATACTGCCGTACATGATGAGTTAGATAAAGAGTATATTATCGCGGCACGTTTGGATGGCGCATCAAATTATCATATTCTTCGCTATGCCGTTTTTCCTAATATCACTGCGGTGATAGTCAATGAATTAACCCGGGCACTCTCTATTTCGATTCTTGATATTGCGGCATTAGGGTTCCTCGATTTAGGTGCACAATTGCCATCACCTGAATGGGGCGCAATGCTGGGAGATTCACTGGAATTGATCTATGCTGCACCCTGGACCGTGATGTTACCCGGCGCTGCCATTATGCTCAGTGTCCTATTGGTTAATTTACTGGGTGACGGTTTACATCGTGCTATTAACGCAGGAGTCGAATGA
- a CDS encoding IS481 family transposase, with the protein MLYTSNPIIKHKAGLLNLAEELSNVSRACKVMGVSRDTFYRYQELVETGGIDALINQSRKTPNLKNRVDAETEHAVINSAIEFPAYGQARTSNELRKAGIFVSASGVRSIWLRHHLENFKKRLAALEKKVADEGIILTDEQVAALERKQHDDEACGEIETAHPGYLGSQDTFYVGNLKGVGRLYQQTFVDTYSKVAFAKLYTSKTPITAADLLNDRVLPFFSAHRLPMLRILTDRGTEYCGRVEHHDYQLYLAVNDIDHTRTKAMSPQTNGICERFHKTILNEFYQVTFRKKLYGSLDELQKDLDKWMDNYNNHRTHQGKMCCGRTPIETLQDGKSIWAEKNLTQI; encoded by the coding sequence ATGCTTTATACTAGCAATCCCATCATCAAACACAAGGCGGGTCTGCTTAATCTTGCTGAAGAACTCAGTAATGTCTCGAGAGCCTGTAAAGTGATGGGCGTATCCAGAGATACGTTTTATCGTTATCAGGAACTCGTTGAAACGGGCGGGATTGATGCATTAATCAACCAAAGCAGAAAAACCCCTAATCTGAAGAACCGTGTGGATGCGGAGACCGAACACGCCGTTATCAACTCGGCCATCGAATTCCCGGCCTATGGGCAAGCCAGAACGAGTAATGAGCTCAGAAAAGCAGGCATCTTTGTGTCTGCCAGTGGTGTCCGTTCTATCTGGCTCAGACATCATCTTGAGAACTTCAAAAAGCGCCTGGCAGCCCTTGAAAAGAAAGTGGCTGACGAAGGCATTATCCTGACTGACGAGCAGGTCGCCGCCCTTGAACGTAAGCAGCATGATGACGAAGCTTGTGGCGAAATTGAAACCGCTCATCCTGGCTATTTAGGGTCGCAAGATACCTTTTATGTCGGTAATCTTAAAGGCGTGGGACGCTTGTACCAACAAACTTTCGTCGATACTTACAGTAAAGTGGCTTTCGCGAAACTCTATACGAGTAAAACGCCCATTACGGCGGCGGATTTACTGAATGACCGTGTGCTGCCGTTCTTCAGCGCTCATAGATTGCCGATGTTACGTATTCTGACAGACAGAGGCACCGAATATTGCGGGCGTGTTGAGCACCATGATTACCAACTGTATCTGGCTGTCAATGATATCGACCATACCAGGACAAAGGCGATGTCACCGCAAACCAATGGCATCTGTGAACGGTTTCACAAAACCATCCTGAATGAATTTTATCAAGTGACGTTCAGAAAGAAATTGTATGGCTCATTGGATGAGTTACAAAAAGATCTGGACAAATGGATGGACAATTACAACAATCACCGCACTCATCAAGGAAAAATGTGTTGCGGCCGGACACCAATAGAAACCCTTCAGGATGGGAAATCCATTTGGGCAGAAAAAAATTTGACCCAAATATAA
- a CDS encoding Oligopeptidase (Fragment), with product MSQHKTVFSSPIKRIVRSKKVLLSFLLGTGLLSNGLLSNSFAAIATEENMVPPMVTKQSHKMEIHGDTRIDNYYWLRDDNRQDKSVIDYLTAENQYTEKMLKSGQELRETLYKEMTDRMSKEDQSVPYTYMY from the coding sequence ATGTCACAGCACAAAACGGTATTTTCATCGCCTATAAAAAGGATAGTGCGCAGTAAAAAAGTCCTGCTCAGTTTTTTGCTGGGCACGGGTTTGTTGAGCAATGGTTTGTTGAGTAATAGTTTTGCCGCTATCGCAACGGAGGAAAATATGGTGCCACCTATGGTTACAAAACAGTCGCATAAAATGGAGATCCACGGAGATACCCGCATCGATAATTACTATTGGTTGCGGGATGATAACCGTCAGGACAAAAGTGTCATTGATTACTTAACGGCTGAAAATCAGTATACCGAGAAGATGCTGAAATCGGGTCAGGAACTGCGCGAAACCCTTTATAAAGAAATGACGGACAGAATGAGTAAAGAAGATCAGTCGGTTCCTTATACTTATATGTACTAG
- a CDS encoding ISAs1-like element ISXne3 family transposase — protein sequence MTLIEHLSVVKETRSDINRQYDLVDVIFLVVSAIMAGAEGWQDIETYGRAKIKWLREYRTFLHGIPRRHTIARILQAIELNSLLEALLNWVNEQREQDGKPVIAFDGKVLRRAYRNEKKNAVQLVTAYDTERGLVLSQKATATKNGEISVVRQMLDILNLKGSIVTLDALHCQRETLQKISEKKAHVVVQVKKNQPRLWDAVQSQFQCVFDAGKEKIITEIKQEAHGRREERYVFQLKPQFTPDIAERWPTIRSIIAVERHRSENGKGTVDTSYYVSSISPRHKSLGHYIRQHWRIENSQHYILDVVFKEDDSRIILDGAIENLALFRRIVLNMVKQCDCGAPSQRNKLKKAGWSDDYRAQVFFG from the coding sequence ATGACCCTGATTGAACATTTATCCGTTGTGAAAGAAACCCGCTCTGATATCAACCGTCAGTATGATCTGGTTGATGTTATTTTCCTCGTTGTCAGTGCCATTATGGCTGGTGCCGAAGGCTGGCAAGACATTGAGACTTATGGCCGAGCCAAAATTAAGTGGCTGAGAGAATACCGTACCTTTCTCCATGGGATACCCCGTCGACATACCATTGCAAGAATACTGCAAGCTATCGAGCTGAATTCTTTACTGGAAGCTTTACTGAACTGGGTTAATGAACAGCGTGAGCAGGATGGTAAACCGGTTATCGCCTTTGACGGAAAAGTCCTGCGACGGGCTTACCGGAATGAAAAGAAAAACGCTGTCCAGCTGGTCACCGCGTATGATACCGAACGGGGATTAGTGCTGAGCCAGAAAGCCACGGCCACAAAAAATGGTGAAATCAGTGTCGTCCGTCAAATGTTGGATATCCTCAATCTGAAAGGCAGTATTGTGACACTTGATGCCCTGCATTGTCAGCGTGAAACCCTGCAAAAAATCAGTGAAAAGAAAGCCCACGTCGTTGTTCAGGTGAAGAAAAACCAGCCCCGTCTGTGGGATGCCGTTCAGTCTCAGTTTCAGTGTGTGTTTGATGCAGGAAAAGAAAAAATTATCACTGAAATTAAACAAGAAGCGCATGGCCGCCGGGAAGAACGTTATGTGTTTCAACTCAAGCCGCAATTTACCCCTGATATAGCGGAAAGGTGGCCGACCATTCGCAGTATTATTGCGGTCGAACGACATCGGTCAGAAAACGGCAAAGGCACAGTAGATACCTCCTACTATGTCAGTTCTATTTCTCCCCGACACAAGTCATTAGGGCACTACATTCGCCAGCATTGGCGCATTGAGAATAGCCAGCATTACATCCTTGATGTCGTTTTCAAAGAGGATGATTCACGTATTATTCTCGATGGGGCCATTGAAAATTTGGCGTTATTCCGGCGTATCGTGTTGAACATGGTCAAACAATGTGATTGTGGGGCACCCAGCCAACGAAATAAACTTAAAAAAGCCGGCTGGAGTGATGATTATCGTGCACAAGTTTTCTTTGGATGA
- the sapD gene encoding putrescine export ABC transporter ATP-binding protein SapD translates to MPLLDIRNLTIEFMTAEGPVKAVDRMSISLTEGEILGLAGESGSGKSLIAKAICGVTKDNLNVTADRFRFNDIDLLRLTPRQRRKVIGHNISMIFQEPQSCLDPSESMGKQLIQSIPGWTYKGRWWQRVNWRKRRAIELLHRVGIKDHDDIMHSYPYELTEGECQKVMIAIALANQPRLLIADEPTNAMEPTTQAQIFRLLSSLNQNNNMTILLISHDLQMMSKLVKRINVLYCGQTVENATPDELLVKPHHPYTQALIRSIPDFGSPLPHKSRLNTLPGAIPSLEHLPMGCRLGPRCPYAQRSCIETPRLRGVKNHTFACHFPLNMEEP, encoded by the coding sequence ATGCCATTGCTTGATATTCGAAACCTCACCATTGAATTTATGACAGCAGAAGGCCCTGTCAAAGCCGTTGACAGAATGAGTATTTCATTAACTGAAGGTGAAATACTCGGGCTGGCAGGCGAATCTGGTTCGGGGAAGAGCCTGATTGCCAAGGCAATATGTGGTGTGACAAAAGATAATCTTAACGTTACCGCCGATCGTTTCCGATTCAACGACATTGATTTATTGCGCCTGACACCACGACAACGCCGTAAAGTGATAGGCCACAATATTTCAATGATCTTTCAAGAACCACAATCATGTCTCGATCCGTCGGAAAGTATGGGTAAACAACTTATCCAATCCATCCCCGGATGGACTTATAAAGGTCGTTGGTGGCAGAGAGTCAATTGGCGAAAACGTCGTGCAATCGAATTGTTGCATCGCGTTGGTATCAAAGATCATGATGACATTATGCACAGTTATCCTTATGAGTTAACAGAAGGCGAATGCCAGAAAGTCATGATCGCGATTGCTCTCGCCAATCAACCACGGCTACTGATTGCAGATGAACCCACTAATGCGATGGAGCCAACCACTCAGGCCCAGATCTTCCGTTTGTTATCGAGCTTAAATCAGAATAACAACATGACTATTCTGTTAATCAGCCATGATCTGCAAATGATGAGCAAGCTGGTTAAACGCATTAATGTACTCTATTGTGGCCAAACTGTAGAAAATGCTACGCCAGATGAATTGCTGGTGAAACCTCATCATCCTTATACGCAAGCGCTAATCCGCTCGATTCCTGACTTTGGCAGCCCACTCCCCCATAAAAGCCGCTTGAATACACTGCCTGGCGCGATTCCGTCATTGGAACATCTGCCAATGGGATGCCGTTTAGGGCCACGTTGCCCCTATGCCCAGAGAAGCTGTATTGAAACTCCACGGTTGCGGGGGGTTAAGAACCATACCTTTGCCTGCCATTTCCCTTTGAATATGGAGGAACCGTAA
- the sapB gene encoding putrescine export ABC transporter permease SapB, with the protein MIIYILRRLLLLVVTLFFLSLISFSLMYFTPHGPLNGASLTDAYIFYFRSLLQWDFGISSINGERIITQLYEVLPATMELCILSFSIALLIGIPLGIIAGVWRNKKIDIMISTFALCGFSIPIFWLALLLTLLFSLHLGWLPVSGRFDLLYRMEPVTGFALIDAWLSKAPYRNEMIMSVTLHMILPVITLAVAPMTEVIRLMRNSTEEISATNYIKSAATRGLSQMTIIRRHLLHNALPPIIPKLGLQFSTMLTLAMVTEQVFNWPGLGHWLISAIRQQDYSAISAGVMVIGSLVISVNVLTDIIGAMANPLKHKEWYAFR; encoded by the coding sequence ATGATTATTTATATCCTGCGTCGTTTGCTCCTTCTGGTGGTGACGCTGTTTTTTCTTTCATTAATCAGTTTCAGCCTGATGTACTTCACACCGCATGGCCCTTTAAACGGTGCATCACTGACTGATGCTTATATCTTCTATTTTCGCAGTCTGCTTCAATGGGATTTTGGTATTTCCAGCATTAATGGCGAACGGATTATTACACAACTGTACGAAGTGCTTCCGGCAACGATGGAACTTTGTATTCTGTCTTTTTCCATCGCGTTACTAATCGGTATTCCTTTGGGAATTATTGCAGGTGTCTGGCGCAACAAAAAAATAGATATCATGATCAGCACGTTTGCTCTGTGCGGTTTTTCTATCCCCATATTCTGGTTAGCTCTGCTACTCACCCTGCTCTTTTCACTTCATCTGGGATGGCTGCCCGTTTCAGGGCGATTTGATTTACTCTACCGGATGGAACCCGTGACAGGTTTTGCTCTGATTGATGCGTGGTTGTCGAAAGCACCTTATCGTAATGAGATGATCATGAGCGTGACTCTGCATATGATCCTGCCTGTTATTACTCTTGCCGTCGCCCCGATGACTGAAGTCATTCGGCTGATGCGCAACAGTACCGAAGAAATATCAGCCACAAACTATATTAAATCAGCGGCAACACGTGGTTTATCACAGATGACAATCATTCGCCGACATTTGCTGCATAATGCCCTGCCTCCTATCATTCCCAAACTGGGATTACAATTTTCAACCATGCTGACACTGGCTATGGTGACAGAGCAAGTCTTTAACTGGCCCGGTTTAGGACATTGGCTCATCAGTGCTATCCGCCAGCAGGATTATTCTGCAATCTCTGCTGGGGTCATGGTCATTGGCTCATTAGTTATTTCGGTTAATGTACTGACAGATATTATTGGCGCAATGGCTAATCCCCTGAAGCATAAGGAGTGGTATGCCTTTAGATAA
- a CDS encoding ABC transporter substrate-binding protein, with product MLPPNIGSIRLTPPRYVSWTQEQRIQEAKRLLIEAGFNEKNPLKFELLYNTKESHKKLAIAISSMWKKNIDVEVALKNQEWKVMLDNMHQGKFDVIRYAWTAEYNNPMSFFGIFLAGREHTLINIHPKKTCAR from the coding sequence ATTCTCCCACCTAATATAGGTAGTATTAGATTAACACCACCTCGATATGTTTCTTGGACACAAGAGCAACGAATTCAAGAAGCGAAAAGATTATTAATCGAAGCAGGGTTTAACGAAAAAAATCCACTCAAATTTGAGCTGCTTTATAATACAAAAGAATCACACAAAAAATTAGCAATTGCTATCAGCTCTATGTGGAAAAAGAATATAGATGTAGAAGTTGCTTTGAAAAATCAGGAATGGAAAGTGATGTTAGATAATATGCATCAAGGTAAATTTGATGTAATCAGATATGCATGGACAGCGGAATATAATAATCCTATGTCTTTCTTTGGTATATTCCTGGCAGGGCGCGAGCATACTTTGATCAATATTCATCCAAAGAAAACTTGTGCACGATAA
- the fabI gene encoding enoyl-ACP reductase FabI encodes MGFMTGKRILITGVASKLSIAYGIAKAMHDQGAELAFTYQNDKLKPRVEEFAASLNSNIVLPCDVAEDESIDGLFIELGKVWPKFDGFVHSIGYAPAEQLDGDYVNAVTREGFKIAHDISAYSFVAMAKACRHMLNPNSALLTLSYLGAERAIPNYNVMGLAKASLEANVRYMANAMGAEGIRVNGISAGPIRTLAASGIKDFRKMLAHCEAVTPIRRTVTTEDVGNAAAFLCSDLAGGVTGEILHVDGGFSIAAMNELELK; translated from the coding sequence ATGGGTTTCATGACCGGCAAGCGCATTCTCATTACTGGCGTCGCCAGCAAACTGTCTATCGCTTATGGAATTGCCAAGGCAATGCACGACCAAGGAGCAGAGCTGGCTTTTACTTACCAAAATGACAAATTGAAACCTCGTGTCGAAGAATTCGCCGCATCACTGAATTCTAATATCGTTCTGCCGTGTGACGTGGCTGAAGACGAAAGCATTGATGGATTGTTCATTGAGCTGGGTAAAGTATGGCCTAAATTCGATGGCTTCGTGCACTCTATTGGCTATGCACCCGCTGAGCAACTTGATGGTGACTATGTTAATGCTGTTACCCGTGAGGGCTTCAAAATTGCTCACGATATCAGTGCATATAGCTTTGTCGCGATGGCAAAAGCATGTCGTCACATGCTGAATCCTAATTCTGCCCTGCTCACCTTAAGCTATCTGGGTGCAGAACGCGCGATCCCGAACTATAACGTCATGGGTCTGGCTAAAGCCTCTCTGGAAGCGAATGTTCGTTATATGGCAAATGCAATGGGTGCTGAAGGCATTCGCGTTAACGGTATTTCTGCGGGTCCAATCCGTACCTTGGCAGCATCGGGCATCAAGGACTTCCGTAAAATGCTGGCACACTGTGAAGCCGTTACCCCTATCCGCCGTACTGTAACGACAGAAGATGTTGGTAATGCAGCCGCGTTCCTCTGTTCTGATCTGGCGGGTGGTGTTACCGGTGAGATCCTGCACGTTGACGGCGGTTTCAGCATTGCAGCGATGAATGAGTTAGAACTGAAATAA
- the sapF gene encoding putrescine export ABC transporter ATP-binding protein SapF, producing MVETLLEVKHLAKTFRYQAGLFRRYHLDAVKPLSFTLQPKKTLAIIGANGSGKSTLARMLSGVIEPTSGEILINDHKLTYGDYSYRSQRIRMIFQDPSTSLNPRQRIGQILDIPLILNTELSPTEREKRINQTLRQVGLLPDHANYYPHMLASGQKQRVALARALILQPQIIIADEALASLDMSMRSQIINLMLELQEKHGISYIYVTQHLGMMKHISDQVLVMHQGEVVERGNTAEVLASPLHDITRKLIASHFGEALSAEAWRQDIT from the coding sequence TTGGTTGAGACATTACTGGAAGTCAAACATCTGGCTAAAACATTTCGCTATCAAGCCGGGCTATTTCGCCGTTATCATCTTGATGCAGTAAAACCGTTAAGTTTTACCCTACAGCCTAAAAAAACACTGGCTATCATTGGTGCTAATGGTTCTGGTAAATCCACATTAGCCAGAATGTTATCAGGCGTTATTGAACCGACATCCGGTGAAATTCTGATTAATGACCATAAGCTGACGTATGGGGATTACAGCTATCGCAGCCAACGCATTCGCATGATTTTTCAAGATCCCAGTACGTCATTGAATCCTCGCCAACGTATTGGACAGATCCTAGATATCCCGTTAATTCTTAATACAGAACTCTCCCCTACTGAGCGGGAAAAGCGAATCAACCAGACGTTACGTCAGGTTGGTTTACTGCCGGATCACGCCAACTATTATCCACATATGCTTGCATCCGGACAGAAACAGCGTGTGGCTCTGGCGCGGGCACTGATATTACAGCCACAAATTATTATTGCAGATGAAGCATTAGCTTCCCTTGATATGTCGATGCGTTCCCAAATTATCAACTTAATGCTGGAATTACAGGAAAAACACGGTATTTCTTATATCTATGTAACTCAGCATCTTGGCATGATGAAACACATCAGTGACCAAGTACTGGTGATGCATCAGGGGGAAGTTGTTGAGCGCGGTAATACAGCGGAGGTACTGGCCTCTCCGCTGCATGATATTACACGCAAATTAATCGCCAGCCATTTTGGTGAAGCATTGTCCGCTGAAGCATGGCGACAGGATATCACCTAG